The following coding sequences are from one Vulpes vulpes isolate BD-2025 chromosome 12, VulVul3, whole genome shotgun sequence window:
- the AGRP gene encoding agouti-related protein, translated as MLPAVLLSCALLLALPPMQGAQIGLVPLESIRRPDQALFPELPGLGLQSSLKRATAEQSEEALLQEAEALAEVLDPEGREPRSPRRCVRLHESCLGHQVPCCDPCATCYCRFFNAFCYCRKLGTATNPCSRT; from the exons ATGCTGCCGGCAGTGCTGCTGAGCTGTGCCCTGCTTCTGGCACTGCCGCCCATGCAGGGGGCCCAGATTGGCTTGGTCCCCCTGGAAAGCATCAGAAGACCTGACCAGGCCCTGTTCCCAGAGCTCCCAG GCCTGGGCCTGCAGTCCTCCCTGAAAAGGGCAACTGCGGAACAGTCTGAAGAAGCTCTGCTGCAGGAGGCAGAGGCCTTGGCAGAG GTACTAGATCCAGAGGGTCGCGAGCCACGCTCCCCGCGTCGCTGCGTAAGGCTGCATGAATCCTGTCTGGGACACCAGGTACCGTGTTGCGACCCATGTGCCACGTGCTACTGCCGTTTCTTCAACGCCTTCTGCTACTGCCGCAAGCTGGGTACTGCCACGAACCCCTGCAGCCGTACCTAG